The following is a genomic window from Scylla paramamosain isolate STU-SP2022 chromosome 19, ASM3559412v1, whole genome shotgun sequence.
CAGCCCCCCACATCCCCCCGGCCACCACAGATGAAGTCAAAGGAAGGGACTGTGgcttcacccagccagccaggacaGCTTACAGAGAGGGGGTAGTCCCAGTCAAGTCACAAAATATAGGCTTGGTTCTTCCTACAGTTTGAAGTCAATGATTGGACAggttctctttgtttacttgttattgttttttttctttccattctctctctctctctctctctctctctctctctctctctctctctctctctctctctctctctctctctctctctctctctctctctctctctctctatgccctTCACTATTGTTAGGTAATAAttgcagtaacagcagtagtcatAGTTATTATTGTATGTCTTTTTAGCACTCAAGAacagtgtagcagtagtagcagtagtagtagtagtagttggcagGAATTAAGTATAGTATTAAATATATTCTGATCCTGATTTGTGTTGCAGGCCAGACAACTTAGTGGCAGAGCTGAAGGTGGTCCTCGTCAGCTTCCTGGTGGCACAGGTGTAGGACGGCTGGGAGCAGTGGAGGTGCCTGATGGGGCAGCTGTGCCGGGCAGAggggctgctactgctgctgctgctgctgctgctgctgctggggagaGCCACACTTGTATGGTgagcttctctcactccttctctaACAGGTtaatgaggttgttgttgtcgtcgttgttgatgtattttttgtttttctctatataaaattggtctctctctctctctctctctctctctctctctctctctctctctctctctctctctctctctctctctctctctctctctctctctctctctctctctctctctctctctctctcaagttagcttagtggtagtggtagtaataacagtaggagtagcagcattagtagtagtaggaacaccATACACTTAACACTCCCAACTCTCCCTTCCAGAccctagtagtagcagcagtagtagtatcaacactaaccactcattatttctctactggtgatcttctggctttccttactgagtcttggtcatcctctttgagagattttggtgaaacttttgctgttaccttggacatatcaaaagcttttgatagagtctgtcacaaagctttcatttcaaactatcttcctacggcttctatccatctctctgtaacttcatctcaagttttctttctgaccattctattgatgctgtggtagacggtcactgttcttctcctaaatctattaacagtggtgttcctcagggttctgtcctgtcaccactcttcctattattcatcagtgactttctaaaaccaaacttgttgtcctatgcactcctatactgatgataccactctacacttatccatgtcttttcatagacgtccaacccttcaggaaataaacagttcacgcagggaagccacagaatgcctcacttctgatctctctaaaatctctgactggggcagaccaAACTATTTATTGCTCACTgcctaaaaaaaatcaattcttccatctatcaactcgacacaaccttccagacaactatcccctcttcttcaatgacactcagctgtcctcctcttctacactccCACACTCCCCTGCCTGTTTTCCCTTGGTACAAGCTTCTCATGTGATGGCTCACCCATAATTCTCCTCACATAATGGGTTCTGGCAAGCTTgacagtgaagaaaagtgttgCGATGGTGTTTGTTCAAGAAGGGATCAGTAATTgtgagataggaaggaagatggcaaattcagaagcAGCCATCATCTGGGTGGCGGACGGAGGCCGCTCACCCCCGGTCATCCTGCAGCTCACAGGCCTCTTCTGACCAGGAGAAAGATGGCGTGGCAATTAAGTGTTCACCGTGCATGTGTCTTGTCAACTTATTATTCCtgtatctgtcttccttttttgccCTTAGACTTTCTCTCAGGAGTGGCAGCTGTGCCCAGCCCTGGTACAGCCCTGGCCACTTGTGTCACAGCTGTCTTTGATCTCCCCGTCTTCTTTCCAGACCCATGGTTACTGACCTCGACTCAAACACCATCACGGCACTCTCTTCCCTGTTAAACTTGCCGGGATCCATTGTAATGTAAGGGGTATTGAATGTGAGCGATGAAACGAGAAGGTAGTGGCAAGGGGGAAATGTACAGGGGAGCGCAGGAGAGATGCCTCTCTCCACTGTGCCTGACAGTCTCTCAGTGATTGAAAGACTGAGCATAACATCTTCAGGGCAcgtgagttgccatgtatgacaatttggcactttttccatgtcttcttatttGAGTAGACATATCATATCTTGTCATAGTGAAAAGTCTAGTTTATCCTGTATGTGGAGACCTTCAAGTTCCAATACAACCCACTGCTTTAAGAGTTAAATGTGCATGTCAGTGTTTTCTGTCGTGCCTTCTTTGCTGTGTAATGTTGTGGTGAAATGGTTAAATTCTGGACTGAGTTGTGAGTCATGCAGCAGGAGTACAGATGTGTGTCTTCCCCGCAGGTGGTAAcacggagaggaagtggaagaaagctTGGAACGCTCCCATAACTCAGGAGCAAGAAGTACACCATACTGGAACCTTGTGACTGACAGGTGGCTGTGACTGCAGGAACCAATTCATGTGAacactgtgttttgttgctaCACTTGAGAATCCTCTATCCTAAATTTAAAAATCTAAAATTTTAATTGTGTCATGTTttgtcacgtttttttttgccCCACCAAAAAATTGATAACCAGAGCTTGATTTACTGCCATGGGAGGTATCAGAAATTGGCAAGTTGTTATTCAAAAAAACTGGGGAAATCTAAAATCTGTACCACTCACTCCCAACAATTTTGGATAAGGAATCCTCAACCGTATGTAATCAGAGTATTGTTGAgagtcattgtgtgtgtgtgtgtgtgtgtatgaatccttatgtatgtatgtgcaggataagaggaaagtTGTTAATAAGATTAGTAAATGCATGGAGGAGAGGCGTGCtcttaccaagatcagaagaacagcaagtgtgaaaatagtggtacaggATAGCAAGAGAGGCAGTGTGTGGGCTGGGTAAGTGCACATGTGGGATGGATGAGCATTACCGGTGaggcgtgttgtgtgtgttactgAAGAGGGTTAGAAGGAATGGTTTGCAGTGATCAGTGTGAAATAAGAGATGTGTAGCTTGGGTTTTTTGTTGAGAGATGTGCACGTGAAAGGTGTTTGGCGAAAAATAAGGATGTTTTTTGAGGAATTTATggatataaaaagataatagaTATGGAAGAGTTGTGGGTTGTTTGAGGATTGTTTTGGCCAGGTGATGGGCTGTTAAAGGGAGTGAAATGtttgtaaaaagtaaaaagccaGCGTTTGAGTGATAGAattagtatgtatgtgtgatACAGGTTCACGTCTTCATAACTATCCATTTTCCCCAAATTGCGTTACTCTTTTGCAGATCTCACTTGTGTTGGCTAACATTCTGTCTGCAATCAGTCCAGTAGTGCCATGTTGCAGGCTCTGACGTCAGGAAGAGCCAAATGGAGGGTGTGTCTACAGCCAGTACtgggtgtgctgctgctgtacaAGTGCCCCACCAGTGTATTATCTAGTCTAGGATGCATTGCTGTGTATGACTTGTATGTCTTtgccaataaataaatttgtgacTACTCTTATAtatgtgaaataaatatatagtttgCTAACAATGTGCTGGTATAgtgtaaaataaatatttggTGGTAACAATTCATGCCCtcaaggtaataaaaaaaaagtgccaggATTGGCCCAAGGCCCAAAAATAAAGTTTAAGGTATGATTTGCACAGAAGCCCCATCCCAACGACACCAGTTGCTGGGACAGGGCCTCTATGCGTTTTTTTTTGAGGGCATGACCTGTACTCTGCCTGAAACTATTTTTCACAAGATGGAATACtgaatgtttattgttttactgtgaatgttaagtgaataaatacacaACAGGATAATAAACATGgcacttgttttctttaatactgAAGTGCTGGAATGTACAAAACTTGTCCCAAGCctgaatgaaggtggtggtggtggtggtgcttgttgagtacagaagagagggacttcctacattcttccttcccagacTGGAGTGGATTGGAGAACATTTGCAGCAGGGTCTCGGAGTAACAACACTTGCAAATTCTTGTGTCTTTGTGTCAACTTCAGTGAGGAGCAAACTCTTCCTGGTGAAACTGCCCACAACTCTTGTGCCTCTGCAGGTGTTGAAGGTTGCCTGTTGGTCCTGCCACGACTTAAGGGAATTTCACGCTTTCTTCCTGCCGTCAACTGCTTGacagtcttcctcctgcttAAAATTCTTGACACACTCTTCTTACTGCAACTTGACTCTTCCTTGATTGCAATGAAAACTCTTGTACCAGGCCCTCTGTTTTGTCCTGACAATACTTAACACCTCATGTAGGGCTTGAAGGCTTGAAGGTCGTGATGCTCGGCCTCTCTTCCTGGTGAAGCTTGATTCCCCAATTGCAATGGAGTATGTCAGGCCCAGTGTGACAGCACTATTTGATAACCAGATGCCAATATTGCAGAAGCAGGTGCTGATAGAGATTCCTGCAGGCTGTTCATAGGATGGTGAAGTGGaagccacacacttcacacctgCAAGAAATACAGACCATTAGTTCCTAGACACGTGAAGTTTGTTGTATGTGCTGAGATTCcttgtaatgtgtttgataaCTGATTCCCTacaaaactcaaaacaaaaatacgtCTCTCATAGGCATAGGAGATGTGCTAAGATTccctaaaaaaaattaagactaCACAAGAAATATCATAGGAAAACGGAAAAAGTTTGACAAGCATTGCACAagcactctcaaactaaatttatctgtgctgtatacctttcacctaactcttctgactataagaaattctttgactacttaacttccaaagtggagcacattctgaccctcttcccttttgcagagatctccattcttggagacttcaatgttcaccaccagctttggctttcctctcccttcactgaccatcctggtgaactagccttcaactttgctatcctccatgacctagagcaattggtgcaacaccctactcgtattcctgaccgtcttggagatacgctcaacattcttgaccttttcctgacctctaatctttctgtttatgccgtcaccctttcttctccattgggctcctccgatcacaatctcatatctgtatcttgtcctatcgctccaatccctcctcaagatccccctaagtgaaagtgcctctggcgttttgcctctgctagttgagaggacctgaggaggtattttgctgattttcctaagaatgactactgcttccatgtcccgtctttgtgtgctgagcacataacagaggtgatagtgtctggcatggaggcgtacattactcactctctttctcgacctaaaccttccaaacctcggtttaacacagcttgttctcgtgctatacatgatagaggggtaccccacaaaaggtacttaaaccttccatcatcagtatctcatgcactttatatttctgccccgaaccatgccaagtctgatctccaactagccaaaaactctttcattaacagaaagtgtcaaagcctttcaagatttaactcccctagtgacttctggcatctagcctaaaatatctccaataactttgcttcttctttccctcctttatttcaatcagatgacaccactgctatcacatccatttctaaagttgaactctttgctcaaacctttgctaaaaactctatcttggataattctgggtttgttccttcctctcctccaccctctgactacttcatgctacctattaaaatttttcgcaatgatgttttccatgtcctcgctggcctaaaccctcggaaggcttatggacctgatggggtccctcctattgttctccgaaactgtgcctccgtgcttgcaccttgcctagtcaaactctttcagctctgtctgtcaacatctacctccttcttgctggaagtttgcctacattcagcctgttcctaaaaagggtgaccgttctaatccctcaaactaccgtcctattgctttaatatcctgccaattcaaagtttttgaatctatcctcaataggaagattcttaaacatctatcacttcacaaccttctatctgatctccagtatgggttccatcaaggccgctctactggtgatcttctggctttccttactgagtcttggtcatcctctttgagagattttggtgaaacttttgctgttgccttggacatatcaaaagcttttgatagagtctggcacaaagctttgatttccagactaccctcccacagcttctatccttctctctgtaacttcatctcaagtttcgtttctgaccgttctattgctactgtggtagacggtcactgatctcctaaatctattaacagtggtgttcctcagggttctgtcctgtcacccactctcttcttattattcattaatgatcttctaaaccaaacttcttgtcctatccactcctacgctgatgataccaccctgcacttttccacgtcttttcatagacgtccaacacttcaggaagtaaacatttcacgcagggaagccacagaacgcttgacttctgatctttctaaaatttctgattcgggtagaacaaacttgatattgttcaatgcctcaaaaactcaattcctccatctatcaactcaacacaaccttccagacaactatcccctcttcttcaatgacattcaactatccccctcttctacactgaacatcctcggtctgtcctttacttataatctgaactggaaacttcacatctcatctctagctaaaacagcttctatgaagttaggtgttctgagacgtctccgccagtttttctgaccctcccagctactaactctgtacaagatccttatccgtccatgtatggagtatgcttcacatgtctggggggttccactcatactgctcttttagacagggtggaatcaaaagcttttcgtctcatcaactcctctcctctaactgactgtcttcagcctctctctcaccgccgcaatgttgcatctctagctgtcttctaccgctattttcatgctaactgttcttctgatcttactaactgcatgcctcctctcctcccatggcctcgctgtacaagactttcatctttctctcacccctattctgtccacctctctaacgcaagagttaaccagtattctcattcattcatccctttctctggtaaactctggaactccctgcttgcttctgtattttcaccttcctatgacttgaattccttcaagagggaggtttcaagacacttatccttcaattttttaactCCCGGTTTGgagccttttatgggactggcatttcagtgggcatttttttttaattggatttttgttgcccttggtcagtgtccctcctacataaaaaaaaaaaaaaaaaatgatgtgagAACTGTGCCGAGATTTAATATGAAATGTGTCTAAATTCCATACTGTCACATTCAAGAaacgaaaattgaaagaaaggaaagcaccgGTTAGAGAAAATCTGAAAAGTACGGCAGTTTAACGTTTGAAGCCAAGAAATGTGTTTGATAAACATGTCCCTATTATAATTTAAAAGCAAAAATTTGAAGAATGAtgtagagtagaagaaaacacCAGATAGAAGAAATCTGCATGGCATCACAGAAATTTCAATGACACCacaatatatacacaagtttaaAAGATGaacctgattaaaaaaaaatgctatctctgcactcatgaaaaacacaaataaaaatttaaaatttgAAAAGAAGTCACTTTAAACTTTGGCCCACAccttttattagttttatttatagACAGTTTAAGGTTGCAGAAATACAACAATTTTAAGTGTAGTCCATCGTTTTGAAACccactatataaagaaaaggtcAGATACGGGAAAGAATTTTGAAGCCAAATACATGAGCAAATATAggacaagaaaatatttatcagatgaataacaaattaggaAAAAACTATTTAAAATAAGCCAACTTTGAGGTGAAccgggtaaaaaagaaaataaataaaaataaataaaaatctggtTTAATAGAacaaagcagcaatagaaaagtctaatgcaaatttagaatgtaaatgtgtgtgtgtgtgtgtgtgtgtgtgtgtgtgtgtgtgtgtgtgtgtgtgtgtgtgtgtgtgtgtgtgtgtgtgtgtgtgtgtgtgtgaaggggttgtgtgtgtgtgtgaaagggttatatttttttttgagtgcatgACCATTCTTTTGGCTGCCTGACTAggtttttgagtgcatcaccagtttttttttaagtgtcaccagtttttttagtgcatcaccagttttttttttagtgcacCACCAGGTTTTTGAGTGTCACCAGATTTTTTGAGTGTCACCATTTTTGAGTgtatcaccagtttttttttgagtgtcaccagatttttgagtgcatcaccagtttttttgtcattaatattttgtgtgtgtgtgatcgccTGGGCTTGTGTGAGCGCGTGGGTATGAGAGCGCATGGGTATGAGAGCGCGTGGACAtaagagtgcgtgggtgtgagagtgcgtgggtgtgcgagtgtgtgcgagtgcgtgggtgtgcgagtgcgtgggtgtgcgagtgcgtgggtgtgcgagtGCGTGGGCGTATGTGTGAGCGTGCGTGGGTGTGAatgtgcgtgggtgtgcataTACCGTTACTAaaggtaggtaggtgtgtgtgtgtgtatgataatgAATAAGGGAAATAATGATCGTAGTTAACAAGCCAACTGCCACTCAGCACAGCGAATAAGCAGAAGGACCACAAAATAGCAGCCACAGACACACCAATCCAACATGATTTTACGtgcttatataatataatctCAAATTCACTTCCTTAATTATCACCTCAGTAAGCTTAATCAGACGTCAATCACCTGGACAAACAAGCAACCAACTTACCATCTGATCAGCATACTTCTCTCACCTGACAAATTAAATAACGTCACCTGCAGTCTAATCACCCTTGCAGCTTATTCCCTCGCAAATTGCTAAACTTCTATAACTTCCCATCTCTCACCTGATAAGCTTAACTACGTCACTTTGCCAGTGTTGCAATCACCATCTGTttaacctaatcacacctacccAACCTCACCTGGTCAACCTACATCAGGTCAGCCTAATCACATTACCTAACGTGGCGTATCTAATCACCAAACATGGACAAACCTACCCATCCTTATTCTCACCTATTCATCCTTATCATTCATAATCTCATAGGTTACGCCTTAATTCCACCCACTGAATAATAATCTAACAATCTTCCTATTACCAAActcttaccttcactccttcaccgcctccttcaggCTTCCGCCACAAGACCaccgcacctctctctctctctctctctctcgctgcgagTCGTGGAAGGGGCCGAGCGGGGACGCCAGGCTGGGGGAAAACGAGACAATGatccctattctgaaacacttctgcgccgcacctccactaaacTGATAAGACTCTAAATGAAGTAGCACAGGTTTTCaaaagatgtttttatggttctagtaacagattaacacgatttctatattattaacaggggaaatgCATTTAAAACCCGGCTATTCAGAACCTATCatcatttgaaaagaaaaaaaaaaatgtggtgagacaaatgaagcgtttcagaacacgtaGGTGTTGTTTTGCTTGTTGTCCACTGTATAAAAGGTGTAACGcgtgtttctgcaaatactgaaagaggtgaaggaacgtGCAATTCTAAGTaggaaatgttctatacacatatgcattttaaggctttgtttacccgtcagaggagttgaaaatgtatgggactcgtGGGTATGCTGGTATGCGTGTAGCTGACGTGAAGAACAGACGgctgcattgtcgcagcctcggaggtgccacttatttaatctta
Proteins encoded in this region:
- the LOC135109519 gene encoding uncharacterized protein LOC135109519 isoform X4, with translation MIGQARQLSGRAEGGPRQLPGGTGVGRLGAVEVPDGAAVPGRGAATAAAAAAAAAGESHTCMVVTRRGSGRKLGTLP
- the LOC135109519 gene encoding uncharacterized protein LOC135109519 isoform X3 encodes the protein MIGQARQLSGRAEGGPRQLPGGTGVGRLGAVEVPDGAAVPGRGAATAAAAAAAAAGESHTCMVSFSHSFSNRPMVTDLDSNTITALSSLLNLPGSIVM